In a genomic window of Arthrobacter woluwensis:
- a CDS encoding LacI family DNA-binding transcriptional regulator: MQKSPTIRDVAHAAGVSVAVVSRVLNPGSGPVADATRERVRNVMQSMGYHPRTAARELKHGAPTTLGLLLADVSNPFFARLADQVVQEAHARGIQVLLMTTQEDDRLESERLETLIERRVSGIIATPTGNNLEIWKRLRELGTDVVFVDRSIPALPDVDVVSIDNVESARSATALMVAHGHQRIGIISGPAHSTTGRDRVGGYREALEAAGLAVDENLIRHAAFRGAAGGDAVTALLNLDEPPTALVVANTAQVTTVLSRLSHAGVSVPHQLSVIVFDDSPWTELMSPPLTIIRQPVDLLAKHSVQLALAKASGKSADKPTAVRVLAELVERSSVSRP, encoded by the coding sequence GTGCAGAAGTCGCCTACGATCCGCGATGTCGCTCATGCGGCCGGAGTCTCCGTCGCCGTCGTTTCCCGCGTCCTGAACCCCGGCTCAGGACCGGTTGCCGATGCCACCCGGGAACGGGTGCGGAACGTCATGCAGTCGATGGGCTACCACCCCCGCACGGCCGCGCGGGAGCTCAAGCATGGCGCGCCCACGACCCTGGGTCTGCTTCTGGCGGATGTCTCCAATCCCTTTTTCGCCCGGCTGGCGGATCAGGTGGTGCAGGAGGCGCATGCCCGCGGGATCCAGGTGCTGCTGATGACCACTCAGGAGGATGACCGGCTCGAGTCCGAGCGCTTGGAAACCCTGATCGAGCGCAGGGTCAGCGGCATCATCGCCACCCCGACGGGCAACAACCTGGAGATCTGGAAGAGGCTGCGGGAACTGGGGACCGACGTGGTGTTCGTCGATCGTTCCATTCCCGCGCTGCCCGACGTCGACGTCGTCAGTATCGACAACGTCGAGTCGGCTCGCTCAGCCACGGCTCTGATGGTGGCACACGGGCATCAGCGCATCGGGATCATTTCCGGACCTGCCCACTCCACCACTGGTCGCGACCGCGTCGGTGGGTACCGTGAGGCTCTGGAGGCCGCGGGACTCGCGGTCGATGAGAATCTCATCAGACACGCCGCGTTCCGTGGAGCTGCCGGCGGAGATGCGGTCACGGCGTTGCTCAACCTGGACGAACCTCCCACGGCGCTCGTGGTGGCCAACACGGCTCAGGTGACGACGGTGCTGAGCCGCCTCTCACACGCGGGTGTGTCCGTCCCGCACCAACTGTCGGTCATCGTCTTCGACGACTCTCCCTGGACCGAGCTCATGTCCCCGCCGCTCACCATCATCCGGCAGCCGGTCGACCTCCTGGCCAAGCATTCGGTGCAGCTCGCCCTGGCCAAGGCGAGCGGGAAGAGCGCGGACAAGCCGACCGCTGTCCGCGTGCTGGCCGAACTGGTCGAACGCTCCAGCGTCTCCCGCCCCTAG